Proteins encoded together in one Oryzias latipes chromosome 11, ASM223467v1 window:
- the mrps21 gene encoding 28S ribosomal protein S21, mitochondrial yields the protein MSRHLRFVARTVMVQDGNIDAAYKTLNRLLTQDGIIDTVKRKRYYEKPCRERQRKNFENCKRIYNTEMARKIAFISRTNRDDPWLGC from the exons ATGTCGCGGCATCTTCGCTTCGTAGCTCGGACGGTGATGGTCCAAGACGGCAACATTGACGCGGCCTATAAGACGTTAAACAG GCTTCTGACTCAGGATGGGATCATCGACACGGTGAAGCGGAAGCGGTACTACGAGAAGCCCTGCCGAGAGCGACAGAGGAAGAACTTTGAGAACTGCAAGCGCATATACAACACGGAAATGGCCCGGAAAATTGCCTTCATCTCCAGGACCAACAGAGACGATCCCTGGCTGGGCTGTTAG
- the LOC101172421 gene encoding circadian-associated transcriptional repressor, with protein sequence MNSLSASSKWPSCDSLRSNSSFLPSEGEQTEDEADVFSEAEGDGGKKGCLSSDEDVSGPPFPPRSNQLYTRPEHDQPGLCPKMVQYPDASPSRGAAEQQTTGDLAFARKCADLHRFIHPLLELLQGLKTGRFDKGLNSFQQSVAIDRLQKILGILQRPAMGERYLQNLLQIEMLLKVWFPKRALKSTALLTTPSTLTPHWHQNQLHMPVKKRKLSWSDPCDAGRAPTKPKPHQQEPGLCHAGAPLVATCLPPSPKKPSTPEEERTDPTGGHCAAGHAFTDRRGFVSRRSWSHGKSHDGRNTELPSCQSPAMQDCSVSSSNSVAPSPLKQQ encoded by the exons ATGAATTCTCTGAGCGCGTCTTCTAAATGGCCGTCTTGCGACTCGCTGCGCTccaactccagcttcctccccaGTGAGGGCGAGCAGACCGAGGATGAGGCGGACGTCTTCTCCGAGGCAGAAGGGGACGGTGGGAAAAAAGGCTGCCTGTCATCAGATGAGGACGTTTCGGGACCGCCGTTTCCGCCTCGGTCAAATCAATTGTACACGCGGCCCGAGCACGACCAGCCTGGACTCTGCCCCAAGATGGTTCAATACCCAGACGCGTCGCCCTCTCGTGGAGCTGCTGAGCAGCAGACCACCGGGGACCTGGCTTTTGCTCGAAAA TGCGCTGATTTGCACAGATTTATCCATCCTCTGCTAGAACTCCTTCAGGGACTGAAAACTGGGCGTTTTGACAAAG gtTTGAACAGTTTCCAGCAAAGTGTTGCCATCGACAGACTCCAGAAGATTCTGGGAATATTGCAAAGACCTGCAATGGG TGAGAGATACCTTCAAAACCTGCTGCAGATCGAGATGCTGTTGAAAGTGTGGTTCCCTAAGAGGGCCTTAAAGTCCACCGCGCTGCTAACAACTCCTTCAACTCTGACCCCACACTGGCACCAGAATCAGCTCCACATGCCGGTGAAG AAACGAAAGCTGAGCTGGTCTGACCCGTGTGACGCTGGCAGAGCCCCAACCAAACCCAAACCCCACCAACAGGAACCCGGCCTCTGCCACGCCGGCGCTCCACTGGTCGCCACATGTCTTCCTCCGTCCCCCAAAAAACCAAGCACCCCAGAAGAGGAGCGCACCGACCCGACGGGGGGCCACTGTGCAGCTGGACACGCGTTCACAGACAGACGCGGCTTCGTAAGCAGACGCTCGTGGTCACACGGCAAGAGCCATGACGGCAGAAATACCGAGCTTCCTTCTTGCCAAAGTCCAGCCATGCAGGACTGTTCAGTGTCTTCTAGCAACAGCGTTGCTCCATCTCCCCTGAAGCAGCAGTGA